The sequence below is a genomic window from Inediibacterium massiliense.
ACTATTAGGGTTTCCCGCTAAGGCAATAGTAATATTTTGGGCCATCCTTATCACTCCTTAACTTGAATATAAAAATCATTCTCAATCTCTGAACAAAAAAAATAATATTTTTACTCCATAATAATGTTTTTGGCATCTTCTTTTCGTAAGGTTAAATTATACCCTCTAACCTTTACTTCTATAGGATCTCCTAGGGGTGCTTTTTTTTCTACATATATTTCTGTACCCGCTACCACTCCCATATCCATAAGTCTTCTTTTCGTTGGACCTACTCCTAATATTTTTAGAATTTTTCCACTTTCCTTTGGCTTTAAGTCTTTTAATGTTTTATTCACATCTATACCTCCTTTACGCCATTTCAACCATAATCTGTTGGGTCACAACGCTTCCTAAAACTAATCTTGACCCTCTTACATTTACAATAAAAGCTCCGTTTGTATTATTAGAGATTACATTTAACTTCACCCCAGGAGTGAGTCCCATATCCTGAAGCTTTTTCTTTAGTTTTGGTCCCCAATTAATAGCATTTAGAATTACTTCTTGTCCTGGATTGGCCATAGATAAAGGCATAATCCTTCCTCCTTTTTTAATAACAATTATCATTTATTATATATAATCTCTTGTTTTTGACTTTGATTATCATTTACACTGGTATTATATTCTAATTCATATAAACTGTCAACTGCTTTTATTTTTACAATTTGTGCATATTCCATAATATACGATGCCCGTTCCTAAAATTTCAAACTTTTCTCGATCATATTTTATTTTTTCTTCATTTAATGGAATACTCTTTTTTTGTTTGCATTTTTTACATACTATAAAACAATAATTATTTTCAACAAGTTGAAAATACCTCATACCCTTGTAAAAATCATTACAATAAATTTTTTTTATAGCTATCAATTTTTCCAACGCTCTATAAACAGTTCTTTTACTTATTTTTTCATTTTTTTCATCAATTTTTTTTACAATTCCTTGAATATTAAAAATAGACAAAGGATTTTTTTTGAATATGTCATAAACAATTTTTTGCTTTATAGATAATCCTTCTAACGTGTTCATATTCGACCATACCTTTCATACCTTATAAACATTTTTTAATAAAGATCTCTACTAATTCTTGATCAAACTGAGTATTTTTTCCTTCTTGTAATCTTTCTATAGCTTCCTTTTTTGATAAAGATGTTTTATATGTTCTTTCTCCTGTCATAGCTTCATAAGCATCGCAAATACTAAGCATTCTCACTCTATAAGGAATCTGTTCCTTTAAAAGTCCAAAGGGATATCCCCCTCCATCTACTCTTTCATGATGATATAAAATATAAGGAAGAAGTTCTTTTGGCCCTTTCATTTTTTTAAAAATTTCATATCCCTTTATAGAATGACTTTTCATAATTTCATATTCTTTTTGTGTCAATTTATCCTTCTTTAAAAGAAGTTTATTTTCTATATGAATCTTTCCAACATCATGTACAATGCCAGCATGATAAATTTCTTCTATATCCGCCATAGAATCATTCATTTTCTCCGCAAACCTCTTGGCATACAAAGCTACTTGCAAGGAATGATTCTTCGTAATTTCATCTTTTTTTCCTAAAAGTTTTATGACTTTTTCTATTGTAAATATAGTATGAGTTTTTGTCGTCATCAGGTTTTTTGCATGCATATAGTATCAGGCTTTTACTCCTTTCTGTAATTGTCAACGATATTCATTATCAATAATATTACCATATTATTGTTTGTTTGTAAAATACTTTTAAGTATTGAAAATCTTCTATTGACAGAAACATATTTGGATTTTACAATATACTTGATAATAATTATCATTTAATTAAAGGAGTCTTATTATGCTTGATTTGAAAAATTCTAAAACAAAAATGATAGAAGAATTATATTTGAGTATACAACTTATGATTGGGCTTACAGGAGTAATCATTGTGAGTCATCTTGATAAAAGTATTTTTTCTGTACACACTAAATTTTTATTATGGATTTATTTATTGTATTCGATTACTTGTGTCACTCATTTCATTCGAAAAGTTTATTTTAAAAATATTTTATCTATTGATCCTAATATTTATCTTGCTTTTTTAGATGGTATATTTATTACATTATTTTTATATCTATCTCCCCAAAATTTTTATGCCATATTTCACTTTTTTTATATCTATATTGCTCTTGAAAGTATTCGTTTTTATGATAAAAGTTCTTCTATTTTTAGCACTTTTATTTCTATTTGCTATAGTTTGATTGTCGTCCTTGAGAATCCTCGTAATTTAATTTCATTTGAATTTTTAATTCACGTAGGTTCTTTTTATTTATTAAGCTATATTTTATCTTCCGTAATCCATGAAATTCATCAACTAGAAAATCAAGTACATTTTATGTTTGAAGAAATTAAAACAAAAAATAACATGTTAAAAGAAATAGCTTCTAGAGATTACCTTACTAAATTATATAATCATAAAAGTTTTTATGAATTTTTTCAAAAAATAATCAAAACTACTAAGATGAATCATACCCCCTTTTGTCTAACCATTATAGATATTGATGATTTTAAAAAAGTCAACGATACTTATGGCCATGTAGTTGGAGATATGATTTTAAAAGAAATATCCTTAATTATTCAAAGCAATACAAGGAAAACAGATATTGCCGCTAGATATGGAGGAGAAGAATTTGCTATATTATTTCCAAATACATCTATAAGAGAGTCTCAAAAAATATGTGAAAGAATTAGAAAGTCTATTGAAAATCACATATTTTTTATTCATAATCATAAAATTCAAATTACTATTAGTGGAGGATTAGGAAGTGCTATAATATCCTCTATATCTGCTAAAGGAGTATTTTTTATAGAATTTGTAGATAAACTTTTATATGAAGCAAAAAGATTTGGAAAAAACCAAATCAGATCTTCTTCTCAAATTATTTTCATAGAAGATTAAAAACTCCCATGTTCTTATAAGAACATGGGAGTTTTTAATTTATGTACAACACCTTTTACAATTTTTACAAATCTCTAATTTCTTGCTCAAATCACTTGTAGCTCTTTTGGCAAATATACAGGGCACATCTAAATTTTTAGATTCTCTTTTAATAATATTGACTAAATTATGTTCTATGAAATCATACAAAACAATAATCATATCAATATTACCTGGCAAATCCTTTTTTCTCATACCTTTTTTTCTTCCAGCCCAATGAATATAATCATGAATTCCTTGTTGACTTAATACTTCAGGAATATTTCCCAATCGATCTCCACCTACAATTAACGCAGTCACTTTTCCACTCTCCTTATTGATATTGATTATCATTATTATATACTAATGATAATTTTATGTCAATTCATATTTTATGGAAAATTTCTCATTGAAATTGAAGATGAATTTGTAGACAAAGTCATAAAAAACGTCACTCAATTTTTAAATTTGGAAAATATATAGAAACGATCGAAAATAGCATTACAAACTCGCTATGCTCAAACAGTGTAATGCTAAGCATTTTCTCACTTATTCTATATTTTCACAAATTCTCAATAATGGTTCCTAATTTTTATGACTTTGCTAAAATATAGTTTGTTAACAGTCTAACTTCCATTGAAACAGAAATTTTTAAGGAAAATATTTATAATGTTATAATATATTGTAAATAAAATGATAGATTATGTTATAATCAATGAAAAGACATAATTGTGAATAATTATGCAACTAAAAATAAAATGCTTGGAGGGATTCATATGATAAGTAAAGTAAATCAATTTACAAAAGAAGTAAAGGATGAGCTTATTTATTTAAGTGAGTACATAAGAAACAATCCAGAGCTAGGATATGAAGAACACAAAGCATGCAAAGCACATGTAGACCTATTAAAAAAACATGGCTTTGATGTAGTAGAAAATTATTTAGGAATATCTACTGCTTTTCGTGCAGAATTTGATAGTAAAAAAGAGGGTAGAGCAATAGCTTATCTTGCTGAATATGATGCTTTGCCTGGTATCGGCCATGGATGTGGTCATAATCTTTTAGGAACTACTAGTACAGGAGCAGGAATTGTACTTAGTAAAATGATAAAAGAAATCGGTGGAAAAGTAGTAGTATTTGGAACTCCTGCCGAAGAGACAAATGGTGCAAAGGTAGATATGGCTAATGCAAAAGCTTTCGATCCTATTCATGTAGCTATGATGGCTCATCCTGCTGATTTTCATTATAAAAGTGGCAGTTCTTTAGCTATGGAAGCTATTGAATTTACCTTTAAAGGCAAAACAGCTCATGCAGCTGCTTCTCCTGACAAAGGAATCAATGCATTAGATGCATGCATCAATACTTTTAACAATATTAATGCTTTAAGAGAACATATAAAAAGTGATGCAAGAGTTCATGGAATTATTAAAGAAGGTGGAAAAGCCGCTAATATCGTTCCAGACCTTGCCGTTGCTCAATTTTATGTTCGCGCTACTACCAAAACTTATTTAAAAGAGCTTATCGAAAAAGTAAAAAACTGTGCTAGAGGAGCATCTTTAGCTGCAGGTACTACTCTAGAAATTAGAAATTATGAAGCAAGCTACGACAACTTAGTAACTAATGAAGCTTTATCTAAAGCTTATACCAAAAGATTACAAGAAGTAGGTGTAACAGATATTCATGAACCTAAAGACAGCTATGGTTCATTAGATGCAGGAAATGTCAGTCATATATGCCCTACAATTCATCCATATTTTGGTATTTGCGAAACTGAGACTCCTGGTCACACTATAGAGCTTCAAGAAGCTACCAGTAAGCTTCTAGCTTTTAATAATATGGAGCAAACAATTGATGCTTTAGTTTTAACAGCAATAGATATTATCACAAATGATGATTTATATGAAAAAATCAAATTAGAATTTGACACTACACAAAAATAAACCGCCAAAGGGCGGTTTATTTTTATCCTATTAATATTTTTTTCTTCTAAAATATCCTCTTCCTATTAAAGCTACAAACCCTGCTCCTATGAGAATAGCAGGAAGTGCAACTCCATTACTTCCTCCATTTTTTGTTTCTTTTTTAGATTCTTTTTTCTCTATTTCATAAGCCTTGCCCGCAGTCTCCTGTCCTTTTTGTGCTTCTTTTTGTTGTTCTTGTTGCGGCTTCTCAGTTGATTTCTCTGATTTGTTTCCTACACTGCTTTTTGATGATTGTTGTGTTTCTTGATCTGTATTTTCTTTTACGGATCCCTTTTGGACAGATGTAGCTTCTTGTTTTACATTTTCTGTAGATGCTACAATATTTTTTTGTGCTGACTCTACATTTGTATTTTGTTGTATTTTGTTATCTACTTGATTTTGTGATTCTTTCGGTTCTTGTAATTTTTCTTGAGGATTCATTTCTTGTTTTGTTTCTTCTTTTTTTGGTTCTTCTTGTTTTACTTCCTCTTGTTTTATTTCTTCTTGTTTTGTTTTATTTTTACTAGAAGATGATGATGATTGTTGTTGCTGATTTTTAGAAGTATCCATTTTTATATCTTGATTTGTTGCATCTTTAAATATACTTTGGAATTTTTTCATTGTATCTTGATCTAGTGTAGAAAAACTTGCTGCAAGTTCATTGACCTTTACATTTCCACAAGTATGATGACAACATACTACTCCATATTCTACTGCATTGTTGATATAAATATCAGCAATTTTTTTCATTGTTTCTTCATCAGCTTTCCACATATCTCTTCTTGCAGCTTCCATTTGCCATCCTATAATAGATTGAATCACATAAGGATCTAACTCAGCTCTTACTTTATCATCTAATATAATAGTATCTACTACACTTTTCCATCCCCAATCATCAATTGCATCTAAAGTCGCATCCATTAAAAACATATTCCCTATCTGTTTTCCTATTTCTGCACTTCCTGCATAGCCTTCCTTTAACATTCCTTCAATCCATTTTGGATTTAAAATTCTTGTTCTTAATTCTGTAGAGATAAATTCAGATAAACTTTGCACTTTAGGATCTCCTGCTTTTCTTGTATTGATAATAAATGTTTTGATATCTTTTCCAGACGCAGCTTTGGCAGCTAGTCTTAATCCTCCTAAATATTGCGCCACATCATCATTGTCTAAAGTTCCCCATAAAGAATCTCTTATTTGAGTTACTGTATCTACATTTTTAAGAGCCTCTTTAAATATATCCTTTGCTTCTTTTCCATAAGCATCTTTTCCATAAATATAAGACATACGATTCATATAAGTGTCTACTAAATCATCTTGTGTTTCCCAAGCACTCGTAGTTTCTCCCAAAGTAGATACCCCTGTTCCATAGGTTCCTGGTGCATCTCCAAAAATTCTAGCTCCTGCTAATAATTCTGCTTCTTTTTCACTTACTCCTTTTTCTTTTAGTTGATTTAAAATTTGATCATAGTGTTTTTTAACATGATTTTGGTCATTACTTTCCTCTAATTTTGCTACTTCTCTAAAAGCTTGATCTAAAACTTCTATTGTATTTGAAAAAGTATCTCTAAATAATCCTGATATACTTACTACTACATCTACACGAGGTCTTCCCAATTCTTCTATAGGAGTAACTTTCACAGAGCTTACATTTCCTTTTTTATCCCATACAGGCTCTGTTCCTATCATTCTTAAAATCATTCCAACACTTTCTCCATTTGTTCTCATAGTTTCAATGGCCCATAATACAACACCTACTGAATCAGGATATTTCCCTGTTTCTTGTTTATATCTTTCTAAAAGATCATCAGCTGCTTTTTTTCCTGTTTCCCATGCTGCTTTATCAGGAATTTGTCTAGGATCAAAAGTTGCAAAATTGATTCCTGTAGGCATAGCATCTGGAACTCTTATAGGATCTTTAGATAAACCAGGCTCAATATATTCTCCATTCAATGCACGAATTAAATTGATAATTTCTTGACTTGCCATTCCTAAATTTTTCTCTATATTTTCTCTATCACTTTCTCTACTTGGATCATATGCAATGATAGAATCCACCATTTGATCAAACAAATCTCCCTTTGGTGATTCTCCTAATGTATGAAGTCCATAAGGCATCAGCTCTGTTGCTAGATCTTCTAAATATTCATGAAGATCCTCTGCTGCTTCGTAAAAGTTTGTTTCAAGATTGATATTGATTTCTTGATCAATATGATTATTTTTTACCATCTCTATAATTTGTTTTTGAAGCTCTAAAGCTCTTGCTTCATTATTATTTTTCATTTCATCTAAATAACTTACTACTAAATTTTGAAGTTGAACCAACTCTCCATAAAGCTCTGGTTGAACCATAGGAGGAGTCAAATGATCAATAATCACTGCATATCCTCTTCTTTTTGCTTGTGTTCCCTCTCCTGGATTGTTCATAATATAAGGGTTAATATTGATCATATTTCCAATTAATTGATCTGGCCAATCCTTTTCTCCTAATCCTACACTTTTCCCTGGCAACCATTCTAATGTACCATGAGTTCCTAAGTGAATCACTGCATCTGCTTTAAAGTCATTTTGAAGCCAAAAGTAAAAAGCAATATATTGATGTGTTGGAGGAAGCTCTGGCGAATGGGCAATTTTGTTTGGATCATCTCCCCATCCCCTCATTGGTTGAGGTCCTACAAATACATTTCCCATCTTCATTCCTGGAATAATCATCTTTCCATCTACAACCATTACATTTCCTGGAGCTGGTCCCCACTCTTTTTCTACTTGATCTTTTAAGGCTTGAGGAAGCTTTTCATACCATTTCATATACTCATCTACAGGGATTGTTAAAACATCTTCCTCTAATAGCTTTTCCATTTCTCCTGGTGCCCAACTACCTACGTTTCTTCCTTGTCTTTGAATCATCTCTTCTAAACTTTTTGCATCTGTATTTTGATCAATTGTATATCCATCTTCCTTTAATGCCCCTAACACATTAGATGCACTTTCTATTACATTTAAATAAGATGCTTTGATTCCATCTTTTCCTCCATCATGATTGTAATAAACCAAAGCTACTTTTTTATCTTCATTTTTTTTATTTCTTAAATTTGCCCAAGAAATGGCACGTCCACTAAGTCTTTCTATATTATAATCAACAGGTATTTGCTTTTTAATCGCTGCTCCTGTAATAGGATCTTTTTCTACTTCTTTTTTGCCTCCCATAAAAATAGGTTCAATTCTTCCATCTAGTTCAGGAAGTACTACTTGCCAATATAATTCTTTAGAAATACCAGCAGGATTTTTCTCCCAATCCTCTAAATCACTGCTGTATACAGGTGTAATCACTGGTATATTTAAATCTTTAAAAATTTCTACTGCTTTTTCAGGTTTTCCACTAATAAAATTAAATCCCATTGCTGCTATATATACATCTATATTTGGTTTATGCTCTTCCATATAAAACGTATTGATTAATTCTTCTCTTTTAGCATCTGTAAGGGTAAATATAACGTTGGCATTATTTTCTTCTAATTCTTTTAATAAAGCTTTATGCATCTCTATATCTTCATTTTTAAAATAACTATTGTAAGTACTTACTCCAATCCATGGTCCATCTTTTTCATGATTGCTTGTTTGATACCAAGTCTTATATGCTTTTAAATCCTCAAATATTCCTGGCATAGATGGCTCTGTTGTAATACTTTGTTTTATTTTTTCAATCAATGCGGCATCGGCAGTTCCATTGAGTTGATTCATAATCGCATCATATAAATCATCTGCTGTCACACCATTTTGATTTTTTAATGATCTATAAGCTGCATCTATGATCATAGCTGTTTTTTGTGGATCATCCTTATCATAAACAGAATTTGTTACAGTCTTTAAAAAGTTATCTGAGTTTTCAAAGGAAAAAATCATATCTTTCCAATTCTTTTCATAAACTGCATCTACTACACTTTCTTTTATCATTCCATTTAGCAAAGAAATATTTTCTGCATTTTCAGATCCATATACAGTATTTTGTACTGTATGATGAATATCATTTGTAATCATTCCCATATTTTGTGGATCATTTTGAAAAACTTCTTGAATAGTTTTATAAAAATGATCTACATCAAATGAAATATTTTCTGCATCTGGGTGATAAATGAACCGCTCCGGCATAGTTACTGTTTTGATAGATTCATTTACTTCCATTCCTCCTAGCTTTCCTAAGAAAAGAAGGAGTCTTTTCATATTCTTTACTCCACCCTTTACAAAATAATCTTTTAATTCTTCATCTTTAGTATAATCTAACGAAGGATAATCTTTGCTAAAATCACTACTTCTTGTAATGTAAATATGGCAAGACTGTGGAGCATCTTTAATCATAGGTCCTAAATTATCAATTCCTTGGGAACCTACCATCTCCAATAGTACAATATTTGTATCCTTTAACTCATCTTTTACTTTTTCTATATCTACATCTTTACTAAAAATCTTTAAATCTAGTGGATACTTATCTTTAATTTCTCCATAAGCTTGAGCAATAGGCGCCACATTAGTATCACTTACAAAAATCAAAACTTTTGTAGTCCCTTGTGCATTTGCAAAAGACATATTCATTCCTAAAATCATAGTAAATAAGATCATAAAGATCATAAAAGATTGATAATACCTTTTCATTTTCTTCCCACCTTTATTTTTTTACTTCTCCTTCAATCAAAATCAATTTTCCTGTTTTAGGATCTTGAAATACAGTTCCCATTTCATTAAATCCTTCTCCTGAGCCCTCTTCAAAATCAGGAACTTCTTTTAATTCTTTTCCTTTATCCACCTCCATAATTTGTTGAAGTCTTTGTTGCATTTTTTGTCTTTCTTCTGGTGTCTTTTCCTTAAAAATAACACTTTGAAGGTTCCAAGAAACAACTAAAGCTACCATAAGTCCACAACAAAATACCATCATTACATCCATCAGATTGGCCATACCTGCTAGTGGATCAGTTTCCTCCTCTTCTAACATTCTTCTTTTCTGTCTCCTGATCAATTTCTTCCCCTCCATCAATAAGTTCTAATAACACTTCCATGCGATTTAAATCCTTTTGATACCATCTTTTTCTTACTTTGGATATAATAGATGCTAATGCACCAGCGGCTACTCCTACTACAGTAGTATCAAAGGCAATAATCATAGATTCAGAAAGTCCTGCCACATCCCCTTGTCCAAGCTGCCCAAGTCCCGGTCCTAATGGTATCAATGTTCCCATCAGTCCCAATACAGGACCAAGCTTTGTAATTAAATCTGTTTTGTCTAATATTTTTTTTATTCTAGATTCTTCTTGATCCAAAATATCTATAGCCAACGCTTTTTTAGAGCTTACATCTATATCCTTTTTTTCAATATAATCAAGCAATACATTTTTTTGTCTTTTAGGCAATCCGCTTTTTTCTACTACTTGACATAAATTATTCTTTTTCCAAACTTCATCTTGTACCTGGCAAAATACTTCCATTAACTCATTTTTTTTGTTTTCTTTTCGTTTTTGCCACTCAGCAATAAAATTACCAAACTCCATAAAAATAAATAAAACCATCAAAAGCAAAAAAACGATTACAGGTATTAAAAAGCTTTGAGCAATGGCATGTAATATAGTAGTTAGTGACTTAGAACCTACAATGTTCAACTTTGTATCCTCCTTTAATTTTTTATTTTATATTGAATGAATCCAATACTAGTTACCCCAGTCATTCCAACAAATACTGCTTTTAATATTTTTAATGAATCCACTTTAATTGGAGAAAAACCCATTTTTGCAGCACTTACATAATTAGGAATAAACAATCCTAAAAGCAATGTAAAAATTCCAAAGAAAATCAATATGCTATTGAATATACTTGATGGATTTATATTGAGACAATCTATCATCCACTTCATTCCAAACCCAACTAAAAGTATAAATACAAAAAACAAAATAGCTGTAATCATTTCTAGTAGATGATCTGTTCTTTTTAACTGTCCTTTTGTAAGCATGACACTAATAGACATGGCCAACAGACAAAAAGGACAAGGTAGATAAGCAAGTATTTTATGACCCATACTTTCCTTTTGTGAAGATGAATGATGAAGTCCTAAATAAATTAAAAATACAGACAGCATCATAGAACCCACAAAGGTATAACGATCAATAAAATGAGCAATATATTTCATATGGCTGGTTAGAAAAATACTTAAAAAATACAAAACCAATGAAAATAAAAAGCTAATCAAAGCCATATACCTTTTATTTGTAGAAGATACTCCTAAAATCATTCCTGTTTTTACGCTCAATACAAATAAAGCAAACATCATAGTAAAAATTGCAGTCCACAATCATATCACCTCCTTTTTGTTGGAAATTTCTAATAAAAAAACCTCTCAAAAAGAGAGGTTACACACAAAATAATATGAACTTTTTAAAGTCATTTCTATGTACACCCCCCTATGACCCGTAGGATTTATGTGCTCGTCATAACAGGCAGGTCTTCTGGCTTATGGTCATTATCTTTTGCCTTCCTTCCCAGTTTCCTAGTGGATATAAGCTAAGACTACCATTTTACAGCGGCGGGACCGCGCAGGATTTTCACCTGCTTCCCTTTTCATCTATATTTCTATAGACACCTATCGACATATATTGATTTTGTACGACTACATTATAGCATATGCCATTGTATTTTTCCATAAATAATTAAAAAAAATATAATTTTCCATTTTATATAAAATGAAAAATCATATTTTTTTAGCAAATTGAATAAAATCTTCTATAAAAGAATTTTTCTCATTTTTTCTCCAAATAAAATAAAAAGCTCTTTTCATCATAAATTCTTTCATCTCTATAACCTTTAGACTTCCTTCTTTTACTTCTTCTTTGATAGCTTCTCTTGATAAAAATGTATACCCAAGATTCCATTTCACTAAAGACTTAATGGCTGTAATATCTCCTATTTCCATAAAAATATTGTAATCATATCCTTTTTCCTTTAAATCATTTTCTATAATAGCTCTTGTTCCTGACCCTTTTTCTCTAATGATTAAATTTTCTTTTAATAAATCCTCTATCTTTATTTCTCTTTTTTTACATAAGGGATGATCACTTGAAAATACAGGAACCAACTCATCTTCTTTAAACAAAATAGAATCATATTTCTCTTTTTTAAAATTCCCTTCCACTAATGTAAGATCAAATTTTCCTTCATCCAATCTATTTAATATATGCTCTGTATTCGATACCTCTAAAATTACTTCATGATTTGGAAAACTTATTTTGTATTTTCCTAATAAATCTGGAATAATATAAGACCCTATTGTTTTTGTAGCTCCTAATCTATATCTTTTGATAATACTACTTTGATTGTTTAAAGTTCGAATAAATTTTCTTTCCATAGTCAATATTTGATCAATATGTTCATATAAAAGCTTACCTTCTTCTGTTAAAAATATCTGTCTCCCATTCCTTTGAATGAGAGTTACTCCATACAGATCTTCTAAATACTTTATATGTTGAGTAACTGCTGGCTGGGTAATATTTAACTTTTGTGCGGTCTTTGTATAGCTTTTTAGCTTTGC
It includes:
- a CDS encoding MotA/TolQ/ExbB proton channel family protein; translation: MNIVGSKSLTTILHAIAQSFLIPVIVFLLLMVLFIFMEFGNFIAEWQKRKENKKNELMEVFCQVQDEVWKKNNLCQVVEKSGLPKRQKNVLLDYIEKKDIDVSSKKALAIDILDQEESRIKKILDKTDLITKLGPVLGLMGTLIPLGPGLGQLGQGDVAGLSESMIIAFDTTVVGVAAGALASIISKVRKRWYQKDLNRMEVLLELIDGGEEIDQETEKKNVRRGGN
- a CDS encoding DUF2162 domain-containing protein, translating into MWTAIFTMMFALFVLSVKTGMILGVSSTNKRYMALISFLFSLVLYFLSIFLTSHMKYIAHFIDRYTFVGSMMLSVFLIYLGLHHSSSQKESMGHKILAYLPCPFCLLAMSISVMLTKGQLKRTDHLLEMITAILFFVFILLVGFGMKWMIDCLNINPSSIFNSILIFFGIFTLLLGLFIPNYVSAAKMGFSPIKVDSLKILKAVFVGMTGVTSIGFIQYKIKN
- a CDS encoding LysR family transcriptional regulator; protein product: MCTRQITFYTLAKLKSYTKTAQKLNITQPAVTQHIKYLEDLYGVTLIQRNGRQIFLTEEGKLLYEHIDQILTMERKFIRTLNNQSSIIKRYRLGATKTIGSYIIPDLLGKYKISFPNHEVILEVSNTEHILNRLDEGKFDLTLVEGNFKKEKYDSILFKEDELVPVFSSDHPLCKKREIKIEDLLKENLIIREKGSGTRAIIENDLKEKGYDYNIFMEIGDITAIKSLVKWNLGYTFLSREAIKEEVKEGSLKVIEMKEFMMKRAFYFIWRKNEKNSFIEDFIQFAKKI